One genomic region from Oncorhynchus clarkii lewisi isolate Uvic-CL-2024 chromosome 21, UVic_Ocla_1.0, whole genome shotgun sequence encodes:
- the LOC139378554 gene encoding pro-MCH 2-like: MISLYSVIFTLVLFSEFNTRSVVFAVQTGKLDEGRTEQESLRSILGEDMMSDNALAAPRFRRDLILDNGLDDSNTKIIILSDIGLKGHTRRGMNTAFSRALPVLPDRATDHSPAEYSLKVERREADLEMLRCMIGRVYRPCSQA, from the exons ATGATCTCCCTATACTCTGTTATATTCACACTGGTGCTGTTCTCTGAGTTTAACACCCGCTCAGTCGTCTTTGCTGTACAGACAGGCAAGCTGGACGAGGGTAGGACAGAGCAGGAGAGCCTGCGATCGATACTAGGCGAAGACATGATGAGCGACAACGCTCTGGCTGCCCCGAGGTTCAGACGGGACCTCATCCTGGACAACGGACTGGACGACAGCAACACAAAGATCATCATTCTTTCA GACATTGGACTGAAAGGGCACACCAGACGTGGCATGAACACAGCTTTCTCCCGAGCCCTTCCTGTCCTCCCCGACCGAGCCACAGATCACTCTCCTGCTGAATATAGCCTGAAAGTAGAGCGCAGGGAGGCCGACCTTGAGA TGCTGCGATGCATGATCGGACGAGTGTACCGACCCTGTTCGCAAGCATAA